A single window of Undibacterium sp. 5I1 DNA harbors:
- the lpxC gene encoding UDP-3-O-acyl-N-acetylglucosamine deacetylase yields MLKQRTIKTSVKTIGVGVHSGTKVDLILRPAPADTGIIFTRIDLDPPVVFHATALNVGDTRMASTLSNNGAKVSTVEHLLSACAGLGIDNLYIDVSAEEIPIMDGSASSFVYLLQQAGMQEQNAAKKFIRVLKPVEIREGSGKSEKWARLEPFNGFKLHFFIEFNHPAVDGTTQTAEVDFAKVSYVKDVARARTFGFMQDVEMLRGIGLARGGSMENAIVMDEYRILNADGLRFDDEFVRHKILDAIGDLYLIGHPFLASYTAHKSGHGLNNQLLRALLAQPDAYEVVTFDEIESAPDSYGLQEQREWALT; encoded by the coding sequence ATGCTAAAACAAAGAACTATCAAAACATCAGTCAAAACAATCGGCGTAGGCGTGCATTCTGGCACCAAAGTCGATTTGATTTTGCGTCCGGCACCCGCTGATACGGGTATCATTTTTACCCGCATTGACCTTGACCCACCGGTTGTTTTCCACGCTACGGCACTCAATGTCGGCGACACCCGTATGGCATCGACCTTGTCGAATAATGGCGCTAAAGTTTCTACTGTTGAACACTTATTGTCGGCTTGTGCTGGTCTTGGTATAGACAACTTATACATTGATGTGAGTGCTGAAGAAATTCCTATCATGGATGGCTCTGCCTCTTCTTTCGTCTATTTATTACAGCAAGCAGGTATGCAGGAGCAGAATGCTGCGAAGAAATTTATTCGTGTTTTAAAGCCTGTTGAAATACGTGAAGGTAGCGGGAAAAGTGAAAAATGGGCACGCCTCGAACCATTTAACGGCTTCAAACTGCATTTTTTTATCGAATTTAATCATCCTGCAGTCGATGGCACGACCCAAACGGCCGAAGTCGATTTCGCCAAAGTCTCGTATGTGAAAGATGTTGCGAGGGCGCGTACTTTTGGTTTTATGCAAGATGTGGAAATGTTGCGTGGGATTGGTCTGGCGCGTGGTGGTTCTATGGAGAATGCCATTGTGATGGATGAATATCGTATCCTTAATGCAGATGGCTTGCGCTTTGATGACGAGTTTGTGCGCCACAAAATATTGGACGCCATTGGCGATCTCTATCTGATCGGCCATCCTTTTTTAGCGAGTTACACAGCGCATAAGTCAGGACATGGTTTGAATAATCAGCTGTTGCGGGCTTTATTAGCTCAGCCAGATGCGTATGAAGTTGTGACGTTTGATGAAATAGAATCCGCGCCAGATTCTTATGGTTTGCAAGAGCAGCGGGAATGGGCTTTAACCTGA
- a CDS encoding M23 family metallopeptidase, with translation MQIIVMHSRFTQAKSITLSSRHIIVAVVGFLLLTILCSALMAALTLRLASGEIPFLSNYVPVALVNDPNAKDRYVKENIAAMAVKLGEMQAQLIRLDALGERVQGLAGVKPEEFNFREVPGRGGPENSSAPAKELNMSEFQAALDAMGKDLENRSDYMNVVETKLMGFKVQSKLLPTITPVNVSYNASGFGWRLDPFSGRSAFHEGIDFPAPTGTPIVAAAGGVVIAAEFHPEFGNMIDIDHGGEIITRYAHTSKVYVKVGDIVKRGQHIADIGSTGRSTGAHLHFEVHVKGIPQNPHKFLSAGANQASMAELGQK, from the coding sequence ATGCAAATCATCGTCATGCATTCACGCTTTACCCAAGCCAAATCCATCACCCTCAGTTCCCGACATATTATCGTAGCCGTTGTTGGCTTTTTATTGCTGACCATTTTGTGCTCCGCTTTGATGGCGGCATTGACGTTACGCCTTGCCAGCGGAGAAATACCGTTTTTAAGCAACTACGTCCCAGTCGCGCTGGTCAATGACCCCAATGCTAAAGACCGTTATGTGAAAGAAAATATTGCCGCAATGGCAGTCAAGCTAGGGGAAATGCAGGCGCAGTTAATACGTTTAGATGCCTTGGGCGAGAGAGTGCAAGGCTTGGCAGGCGTCAAGCCCGAAGAATTTAATTTCCGTGAAGTCCCAGGTCGCGGCGGACCAGAAAATTCCTCAGCTCCCGCAAAAGAACTGAATATGAGCGAATTCCAAGCCGCATTAGATGCGATGGGGAAAGATCTTGAGAATCGCTCTGATTACATGAATGTGGTGGAAACCAAGCTCATGGGTTTTAAAGTGCAATCCAAATTATTGCCGACCATTACACCAGTTAATGTCAGCTACAACGCGTCTGGCTTTGGCTGGCGGCTTGATCCATTCTCAGGGCGCAGCGCTTTTCATGAAGGTATTGATTTCCCCGCGCCAACCGGCACGCCTATAGTCGCCGCGGCAGGCGGCGTGGTAATTGCGGCTGAATTTCATCCAGAATTTGGCAATATGATTGACATCGATCACGGTGGAGAAATCATTACCCGTTATGCCCATACGTCCAAAGTCTACGTAAAAGTAGGGGATATCGTGAAACGCGGCCAACATATTGCCGACATCGGTTCGACTGGGCGTTCCACTGGTGCGCATTTACATTTTGAGGTGCATGTCAAAGGCATACCGCAAAACCCTCATAAATTCCTAAGTGCCGGCGCTAATCAAGCTAGCATGGCCGAGCTGGGGCAAAAATAA
- a CDS encoding DciA family protein, with protein sequence MQASSPPPYRLNIKRGRKLPVTTGAADFLRSNDQISPLLPTIRRNAKLQKDCGNLLPAMFNACDVLQLEEGQLTLSAPNAALATKLKQQCPKLQDALVQRGWQINAIRIKVQVKRKVEPKPYVKQCSLSNQAVNAFNVLENTLENTPQNAGLIAALHNLVKRHQSET encoded by the coding sequence ATGCAAGCATCTTCACCACCTCCCTATAGACTCAACATCAAGCGCGGCCGCAAGTTGCCAGTAACCACTGGCGCCGCTGACTTTTTACGTAGCAACGATCAAATTTCGCCTTTATTACCTACGATCAGGCGCAATGCCAAATTACAAAAAGACTGTGGAAACTTGTTGCCCGCGATGTTCAATGCCTGTGATGTGCTGCAACTGGAGGAAGGGCAGTTAACTCTATCCGCGCCTAACGCTGCGCTAGCCACCAAGCTGAAACAACAATGTCCAAAATTACAAGACGCTTTAGTACAGCGGGGATGGCAGATTAACGCAATCCGTATCAAAGTACAAGTCAAGAGAAAAGTCGAGCCCAAACCTTACGTCAAGCAATGTAGCCTGTCGAACCAGGCGGTGAATGCGTTTAATGTGCTTGAGAATACCTTGGAAAATACGCCGCAAAATGCGGGTCTGATTGCCGCTTTACACAATCTGGTGAAGCGGCATCAGAGTGAAACATAA
- the trmB gene encoding tRNA (guanosine(46)-N7)-methyltransferase TrmB, translated as MSDTKPADVTSKPLFYDPAERRIRSFVTRAGRLSDAQARAIATLGPQFLVPYQKTILDVNSLFGRTAPTIFEIGFGMGETSAKISASMPEKNFIGVEVHTPGVGSLLKLTDELGLLNQRIIQHDAFEVLTNMIAPNSLAGVHVFFPDPWHKARHNKRRLIQSPLVALLASRIAPGGYLHCATDWEEYAVQMLEVLGAEPTLQNTSEGYAPRPDYRPVTKFENRGLKLGHGVWDLVFSKI; from the coding sequence ATGTCTGACACCAAACCTGCCGACGTTACATCCAAACCACTTTTTTATGATCCGGCTGAGCGCCGTATTCGTAGTTTTGTGACACGTGCCGGGCGCTTATCTGATGCGCAGGCGCGTGCTATTGCGACGCTGGGGCCACAATTTTTAGTCCCTTATCAAAAAACTATATTGGATGTAAATAGTCTTTTTGGTCGCACGGCACCTACCATTTTTGAAATTGGTTTTGGTATGGGCGAAACGAGCGCCAAGATTTCTGCCAGCATGCCCGAGAAAAATTTTATCGGCGTTGAAGTGCATACGCCAGGTGTTGGTAGCTTGCTCAAGCTGACGGATGAATTGGGTTTGTTGAATCAGCGCATCATCCAACATGATGCGTTCGAAGTTTTGACTAATATGATTGCGCCAAACTCTTTAGCAGGCGTCCATGTCTTTTTTCCGGATCCATGGCATAAAGCGCGTCACAATAAACGTCGTTTGATCCAAAGTCCTTTGGTCGCTTTACTAGCCTCGCGGATTGCTCCCGGTGGTTATTTGCATTGTGCAACGGATTGGGAAGAGTACGCAGTACAGATGTTAGAAGTGCTAGGCGCAGAGCCAACTTTACAGAATACGTCTGAAGGCTATGCTCCGCGTCCGGATTACCGTCCTGTGACTAAATTTGAAAATCGTGGCTTAAAATTGGGCCATGGTGTCTGGGATTTGGTATTCAGTAAAATATAA
- a CDS encoding substrate-binding periplasmic protein, with the protein MCSLAQAEEVSKAVAQPDCNRPFTLALHDHGLLYSAKTGEGIDKDIADEMSRRSGCKVIISVLPRARIWQLIESGALDFSLSGISNAERDRFASFAWYFSNKYYLLVRKELNIQQLKDFENNPDLQLGVIRSFRYSPNANRLLDKLHAEQRVRYASDLDPLYQILEANRIQAMIIEPFDYSQVANTAIRDHTIVIDMDDSSVPHGLIMSKRSLSAKEQEKWRALIKGMREDGKVLTIFEKYFQPELAKAMVNF; encoded by the coding sequence ATGTGCAGTTTAGCGCAGGCTGAGGAAGTTTCAAAAGCAGTTGCGCAGCCTGACTGTAATCGCCCATTTACTCTTGCACTGCATGATCACGGCTTGCTGTACTCGGCAAAAACAGGCGAGGGAATTGATAAAGATATTGCGGACGAAATGAGCCGGCGTAGCGGTTGCAAAGTCATTATCAGCGTGTTGCCACGTGCACGTATCTGGCAATTGATTGAGTCCGGTGCATTAGATTTTAGTTTGTCCGGTATTAGTAACGCAGAGCGCGATCGCTTTGCCAGTTTCGCTTGGTATTTTTCGAACAAATATTATTTACTGGTACGCAAAGAACTCAATATCCAGCAACTGAAAGATTTTGAAAATAATCCTGATCTGCAACTGGGGGTGATCCGTTCTTTTCGATACAGTCCTAACGCGAATCGTTTATTGGATAAATTACACGCAGAGCAAAGAGTCCGCTATGCATCGGATTTAGACCCTTTGTATCAGATACTGGAAGCCAACCGGATTCAGGCAATGATCATTGAGCCTTTTGATTATTCTCAGGTCGCAAATACAGCGATACGTGATCACACGATCGTGATTGATATGGACGATTCTTCAGTGCCGCATGGGTTGATTATGTCCAAGCGATCTTTGTCTGCCAAAGAACAAGAAAAATGGCGTGCCTTGATAAAAGGCATGCGCGAAGACGGCAAAGTCCTCACCATTTTTGAGAAATATTTTCAGCCAGAACTGGCTAAAGCGATGGTCAATTTTTAA
- the secA gene encoding preprotein translocase subunit SecA translates to MSFLTKIFGSRNQRLLKQYQKTVLDINALEPTLEALSDEALKAKTEEFKTRVANGETLDAILPEAFAVCREASKRVLKMRHFDVQMIGGMVLHYGKIAEMGTGEGKTLMATLPTYLNALSGKGVHVVTVNDYLAQRDAEWMGKLYGWLGLTTGVNLSQLDHDDKQVAYTSDITYGTNNEFGFDYLRDNMVYEAKDRVQRGLNFAVVDEVDSILIDEARTPLIISGQAENHTELYYKINEVPKLLTLQIGEEKHDGTGNVEVPGDYTKDEKTHQVLLTEAGHDHAERILTQMGLLPEGASLYDAANITLIHHLYAALRAHALYFRDQHYVVQDNEIVIVDEFTGRMMTGRRWSDGLHQAVEAKEGVKIQNENQTLASITFQNYFRMYNRLSGMTGTADTEAYEFQEIYGLETVVIPPNRPSQRKDRQDQVYKSAQEKYGAMLVDIQDCYERGQPVLVGTTSIENSELLSGILEKAKLPHNVLNAKQHAREAEIIAQAGRPKGITIATNMAGRGTDIVLGGNVAKQVQLIEADDKLSDAQKQQKSQQLRDEWQSLHEHVVNAGGLHIVGTERHESRRVDNQLRGRSGRQGDPGSSRFYLSLDDPLLRIFAGDRVRAIMDRLKMPEGEPIEAGIVSRSIESAQRKVEARNFDVRKQLLEYDDVANDQRKVIYQQRNDLLEAQDMSELISSLRAGMFADVVRTYVPAESVEEQWDIPALQATLASEWALDLPLDKMLENEQSLNDEDILERVQKAADEAYEAKVALVGKDSFAGFERSVMLQSIDSHWREHLAALDHLRQGIHLRGYAQKNPKQEYKREAFELFGQMLDLIKNEVVKTVSTVRIQSREEIEAAEEKMTQSQVENVHFQHADFDANATPEEMLAPTALAENNDQAQMEYALKVGRNDPCPCGSGKKYKQCHGKLA, encoded by the coding sequence ATGTCATTCCTGACCAAAATATTCGGTAGCCGCAATCAGCGCCTTCTGAAGCAATACCAAAAAACCGTGCTTGATATCAACGCACTGGAACCTACGCTGGAAGCCTTGTCGGATGAGGCATTAAAAGCCAAGACGGAGGAGTTTAAAACCCGCGTTGCTAATGGCGAGACACTAGATGCAATCCTGCCAGAGGCGTTTGCCGTTTGTCGTGAGGCAAGTAAGCGTGTTTTAAAAATGCGCCATTTTGATGTGCAGATGATAGGCGGTATGGTGCTGCATTACGGCAAAATTGCAGAGATGGGCACCGGCGAAGGTAAAACTTTGATGGCGACTTTGCCAACTTACCTGAATGCCTTGTCCGGTAAGGGTGTGCACGTGGTAACCGTCAATGATTATCTGGCGCAGCGTGATGCCGAGTGGATGGGCAAATTGTACGGCTGGTTGGGCTTGACTACCGGTGTCAACTTATCGCAACTCGATCATGATGATAAGCAAGTTGCTTACACATCCGATATCACTTACGGTACCAACAACGAGTTCGGCTTTGACTACCTGCGCGACAATATGGTGTATGAAGCCAAAGACCGTGTACAACGTGGTCTGAACTTTGCCGTCGTCGATGAAGTCGATTCAATTCTGATCGATGAAGCGCGTACCCCACTGATTATCTCTGGTCAGGCTGAAAATCACACAGAGCTGTACTACAAAATTAACGAAGTCCCTAAGCTGCTGACGTTGCAAATCGGTGAAGAAAAACATGACGGCACCGGCAATGTTGAAGTTCCTGGCGACTACACTAAAGATGAAAAAACGCATCAGGTATTACTGACCGAAGCTGGTCACGATCACGCTGAACGTATTTTGACGCAGATGGGTTTGCTGCCAGAAGGCGCGTCCCTGTACGACGCTGCCAACATCACTTTAATTCATCATCTGTACGCTGCTTTGCGTGCGCATGCTTTGTATTTCCGAGATCAGCACTATGTCGTACAAGATAATGAAATCGTGATCGTCGATGAATTTACTGGTCGTATGATGACAGGACGTCGCTGGTCTGATGGCTTGCATCAAGCTGTTGAGGCCAAAGAAGGCGTGAAGATTCAGAATGAGAATCAAACGTTGGCATCAATCACCTTCCAAAACTACTTCCGTATGTATAACCGACTGTCCGGTATGACTGGTACAGCCGATACAGAAGCGTATGAATTCCAGGAAATCTACGGACTGGAAACGGTCGTGATTCCGCCAAACCGTCCATCCCAACGTAAAGATCGTCAGGATCAGGTTTACAAGTCAGCCCAAGAAAAATACGGCGCGATGCTGGTGGATATTCAAGATTGTTACGAGCGCGGTCAGCCGGTCTTGGTGGGTACGACATCGATTGAAAACTCTGAACTCTTGTCTGGCATTTTGGAAAAAGCCAAGTTGCCACATAATGTGTTGAACGCCAAGCAGCATGCGCGTGAGGCAGAAATTATTGCCCAGGCAGGTCGTCCAAAAGGCATCACCATCGCCACCAACATGGCGGGTCGTGGTACGGATATCGTCCTCGGCGGTAACGTCGCCAAGCAAGTGCAGCTGATCGAAGCAGACGACAAACTGTCTGACGCGCAAAAGCAGCAAAAATCTCAGCAACTGCGTGATGAGTGGCAGTCTTTACACGAGCATGTTGTCAATGCCGGTGGTTTGCATATCGTCGGTACTGAACGTCACGAATCACGTCGCGTAGATAATCAATTGCGCGGCCGTTCTGGTCGTCAGGGCGATCCTGGATCTTCCCGTTTCTATTTGTCTTTGGATGATCCGCTCTTGCGCATTTTTGCAGGTGATCGCGTACGCGCCATCATGGACAGACTCAAAATGCCGGAAGGCGAACCGATTGAAGCTGGTATCGTCTCCCGCTCGATTGAATCTGCTCAGCGCAAAGTAGAAGCGCGCAACTTTGACGTGCGTAAGCAATTGCTTGAGTACGATGACGTCGCCAATGATCAGCGCAAAGTGATTTACCAGCAGCGTAATGATTTGCTGGAAGCACAAGACATGTCCGAACTGATTTCTTCTTTGCGTGCGGGTATGTTCGCCGACGTGGTGCGCACTTATGTGCCAGCAGAATCGGTGGAAGAGCAATGGGATATTCCGGCATTGCAAGCAACGCTGGCAAGCGAATGGGCGCTGGATTTGCCTTTAGACAAAATGCTGGAAAATGAGCAAAGTCTGAATGATGAAGACATTTTAGAGCGCGTACAAAAAGCAGCGGATGAAGCTTACGAGGCAAAAGTAGCCTTGGTCGGTAAAGATTCTTTCGCAGGATTTGAGCGTAGTGTGATGTTGCAGAGTATCGACAGTCATTGGCGCGAACATCTGGCAGCGCTCGATCATTTGCGCCAAGGTATTCATTTACGCGGTTATGCGCAGAAAAATCCTAAGCAAGAATACAAGCGCGAAGCGTTTGAATTATTTGGACAGATGCTGGATTTGATCAAAAATGAAGTCGTCAAAACGGTTTCGACAGTGCGTATCCAATCACGTGAAGAAATCGAAGCTGCTGAAGAAAAAATGACACAATCACAAGTTGAGAATGTTCATTTTCAACACGCAGATTTTGATGCAAATGCGACCCCGGAAGAAATGTTGGCACCGACCGCTTTGGCTGAAAACAATGATCAGGCCCAAATGGAATACGCTCTCAAGGTTGGGCGTAATGATCCTTGTCCTTGCGGTAGTGGCAAGAAATATAAGCAGTGTCACGGTAAGCTGGCTTAA
- a CDS encoding porin codes for MKKSLLALALMGAFSGAAFAQSSVTIYGIADAGFQSLDTGLAAGKTSKIQSGQESGSRLGFKGTEDLGGGLKANFVLEMGLNIDDGSSAQGGKAFGRRSLVGLSGDFGAVDLGRDKTPAFKFFDNFDPFASGFINSGNGLSGNTVYFVGGDTANTAGASNGRITNAIIYSTPSNLNGFSALAGYGFGEVAGDTSAGRSLGLNLRYTAAGFDIGYNYTKDNQQAVVGGPINGKKANTIAATYDFGIAKPIVIYQKVQDDAALALDKKVFTVGATVPVDASNKVIATYSKVKDSTRINTTTFNTVGDAKQFALGYQYAMSKRTDLYAAYARTTQDANSKVLTTVSGADVKELTFGIRHLF; via the coding sequence ATGAAAAAATCATTACTCGCACTCGCTCTAATGGGTGCTTTCTCTGGCGCAGCATTCGCTCAATCTTCCGTCACGATCTACGGTATCGCTGATGCTGGTTTCCAAAGCCTAGATACCGGCTTGGCAGCAGGTAAGACATCTAAGATTCAAAGTGGTCAAGAAAGTGGTTCCCGCCTTGGCTTTAAAGGTACTGAAGATTTGGGCGGCGGTCTGAAAGCCAACTTCGTGTTGGAAATGGGATTGAATATTGACGACGGTAGTTCGGCTCAAGGTGGTAAAGCATTCGGTCGTCGTTCATTAGTCGGCCTGTCTGGTGATTTTGGTGCTGTTGACTTAGGCCGCGATAAAACGCCAGCTTTTAAATTCTTCGACAATTTTGATCCGTTTGCATCTGGTTTCATTAACAGCGGTAACGGTTTGTCCGGTAATACGGTGTACTTCGTTGGCGGCGATACAGCGAATACAGCTGGTGCATCTAATGGCCGTATCACAAATGCAATTATTTACTCTACACCAAGCAACCTGAATGGTTTCTCCGCTTTGGCTGGATATGGTTTTGGCGAAGTCGCTGGCGATACATCTGCTGGCCGCTCCTTAGGTTTGAATCTGCGCTATACGGCAGCAGGCTTTGATATCGGATACAACTACACTAAAGATAATCAGCAAGCAGTTGTTGGTGGTCCAATCAACGGCAAAAAAGCAAACACAATCGCAGCTACATATGATTTTGGTATTGCTAAGCCAATCGTAATTTATCAAAAAGTACAAGATGATGCAGCTTTGGCTTTGGATAAGAAAGTATTTACAGTTGGTGCAACAGTTCCAGTTGATGCTTCTAACAAAGTAATCGCAACTTATTCCAAAGTTAAAGATTCAACACGTATCAATACAACAACGTTCAACACAGTTGGCGATGCTAAACAGTTCGCATTGGGTTACCAATATGCGATGTCCAAGCGTACTGATTTGTACGCTGCTTATGCACGTACAACTCAAGATGCTAACTCTAAAGTATTGACCACAGTTAGCGGTGCTGACGTTAAAGAGCTGACATTTGGCATTCGTCATCTGTTCTAA